A genome region from Setaria italica strain Yugu1 chromosome III, Setaria_italica_v2.0, whole genome shotgun sequence includes the following:
- the LOC101765518 gene encoding ethylene-responsive transcription factor CRF3 has product MSSADSLASGRSRRAGPPPPRPKRVRVYFVDADATDTDSSGDEDERAKRRVREIINIDVEAAASARAAQAAQALMAPKKRPLYSSPAAAALARLRAAGGFRRFRGVRVRPWGKYAAEIRDPAQRKRLWLGTFDTPEEAAAVYDDAALRLKGSHAVVNFPSAPAAPSRRMKLRPRREIPRRHAAASDSEATDDDGDALASPLAPTPSPTPLELEPQAAAAPLCPFASPTSVLRYGADEVPAAPALPAFDFIYGELGEIGAAAAPSSKAAAAEFDWLPWWEGEDFVTATGLTPSAGAAAVSVV; this is encoded by the coding sequence ATGTCCTCCGCCGACTCCCTCGCCTCCGGCCGGAGCCGCCGCGCTgggccgcccccgccccggcccAAGCGCGTCCGCGTCTACTTCGTGGACGCCGACGCCACGGACACCGACTCctccggcgacgaggacgagcgCGCCAAGCGGCGCGTGCGGGAGATCATCAACATCGACGTGGaggccgccgcctcggcgcgcgcggcgcaggcggcgcaggcgctgATGGCCCCGAAGAAGCGGCCGCTGTACtcctcgcccgcggcggcggcgctggcgcggctacgcgcggccggcgggttcCGGCGGTTCCGCGGCGTGCGGGTCCGGCCGTGGGGCAAGTACGCAGCGGAGATCCGCGACCCGGCGCAGCGCAAGCGCCTGTGGCTAGGCACCTTCGACACccccgaggaggccgccgcggtgTACGACGACGCCGCCCTGCGGCTCAAGGGCTCCCATGCCGTCGTCAACTtcccctccgcccccgccgccccctcgcgGCGCATGAAGCTCCGCCCTCGCCGGGAGATCCCCCGCCGgcacgcggcggcgtcggacTCCGAAGcgaccgacgacgacggcgacgcgctCGCCTCGCCCTTGGCGCCGACGCCGTCCCCCACGCCGCTGGAGCTGGAGCCccaagcggcggcggccccgttGTGCCCGTTCGCGTCGCCGACCTCCGTGCTCCGGTACGGCGCGGACGAGGttcccgccgcgcccgcgctgcCGGCGTTCGACTTCATCTACGGCGAGCTCGGCGAaatcggcgccgcggcggcgccgtcgtcgaaggcggcggcggcggagttcgACTGGCTGCCGTGGTGGGAGGGCGAGGACTTCGTGACGGCGACGGGGCTGACGCCGtcagccggcgccgccgccgtgagcgTGGTATGA